A window of the Bufo gargarizans isolate SCDJY-AF-19 chromosome 1, ASM1485885v1, whole genome shotgun sequence genome harbors these coding sequences:
- the ASAH1 gene encoding acid ceramidase, giving the protein MWGAMLWCLLLALSGLSLAQDVPPYTEDCRSGTYPPSGPTYRGDVSWYTVNLDQPPSDRWRKIISDKKQPLTAMMQHIKDLTKYIFHTEKLIDLVDTKLPGLVGKLPPPFDEEIKGIADESGLPLGEVMLFNIFYEIFTVCTSVVAEDTSGKLLHARNLDFGLFLGWDVKNSTWMISELLKPLVVNVNFQRNNKTVFVSTGFAGYVGMLTGMKPGILTLTMNERFSLDGGYIGVLEWILGIRQGAWMSFLTRSVLENATSYEEAKTLLSKTVLLAPAYFILGGNQSGEGCVITRSRQSCLDIWELDIQKGKWYVLETNYDHWKPPLPIDNRRDPAMKCMNRTTQKNISIATIYDMLSTKPVLNKLTTYTTVMSVSENKLEGYLRDCPDPCMPW; this is encoded by the exons TACACAGAAGATTGCAGAAGTGGAACCTACCCTCCCAGTGGCCCTAC GTACCGAGGAGATGTCTCCTGGTACACAGTGAATCTGGACCAACCACCGAGTGATCGATGGAGGAAGATAATAAGTGATAAGAAACAGCCA CTAACAGCAATGATGCAACATATTAAGGACCTGACGAAATATATCTTTCATACTGAGAAACTTATCGACTTGGTGGATACGAAACTG CCAGGTCTTGTTGGAAAGCTTCCACCGCCATTTGATGAAGAAATTAAAGGAATTGCAGATGAATCTGGATTGCCATTAG GAGAAGTCATGTTATTCAATATCTTCTATGAAATCTTCACCGTGTGCACGTCTGTCGTGGCAGAGGATACATCTG gaAAGTTATTACATGCCAGAAACCTGGACTTCGGGTTATTCCTTGG ATGGGATGTGAAGAATAGTACGTGGATGATCTCTGAGCTGCTCAAACCTTTGGTTGTCAATGTAAACTTCCAACGAAACAATAAGACCGTTTTCGTGTCTACGGGCTTTGCTGGATATGTTGGAATGTTAACTGGAATGAAACCA GGAATACTGACTCTCACCATGAACGAGAGATTTAGTCTTGATGGTGGCTATATTG GTGTTCTTGAATGGATCTTGGGAATAAGGCAAGGGGCTTGGATGAGCTTTCTCACCAGAAGTGTGCTGGAGAATGCTACAAG TTATGAGGAAGCCAAAACCCTTTTGTCAAAAACAGTTCTGCTAGCACCTGCTTACTTCATACTGGGTGGCAACCAATCCGGGGAAGGCTGCGTGATCACTCGCTCCAGACAATCCTGCCTTGATATTTGGGA GCTCGATATTCAGAAAGGCAAGTGGTATGTCCTTGAAACAAACTATGACCACTGGAAGCCACCCCTACCCATTGATAACAGAAGGGATCCAGCAATGAAGTGCATGAATAGGACCACCCAGAAG AATATTTCAATTGCCACAATCTATGATATGCTGtcaacaaaacctgtcctgaacAAG CTTACGACATATACAACAGTGATGTCCGTATCTGAGAACAAGCTTGAAGGCTATCTCCGGGACTGCCCGGACCCCTGCATGCCTTGGTGA